From the Polaribacter tangerinus genome, the window AATACGGACAAAGAGGAACCACAGAAAATAATTTACTAAAAGAAAATTACTTTAACGTTAGATTAAGTTTATCTTTGAGTGATACTTGGTTTATAAAAAGAAAAATTGATTAACAAATAATACATTACAAAATGAAGAAAATTACGTTTTTATTAGCAGCAACGCTATTTTTAACAACAGTAACATCGAATGCTCAGGAAGTAACAAAAAGAGATTGTGAGATAAAATACAATCTTTTTTCAGGAGATTTTAAATCTAAGAAGTATGAGGATGCTTATACAAATTGGATTTTCTTATTAGATAATTGTAAAGATTTATCTGTTAATATCTATAAATACGGAGCTACTTTGGCTGAAGATATTAGAAAAGAACCTGCCTTAGCAAAAAGAGTTTACGAGCAGCGTTTAGAGATGTTTCCATCAGAAAACCCTGCAAAAGTTCATAGTGATTATGCTACTTATTTACACGAAAATAAATTAGCTTCAGATGATGAGGTTTTTGCTATTTTAGAGAAAAGTTATAGCATTGATCCTACAAAAATGAGTGTAAAAAATTTATACATTTATTTTCAAAATGTAACAGACAAAAATAAAGATACGAATCCTCAAAAAGTTTTTGATACGTATGATGATGTTATAGAATCTGTTGGTAAAAAGTTAGAAGGATATGCAGAAAGACTAAATGAATTAACCAAAGATTCTACAAAAGTATTAAGTAAAAGAGAGAAATCTTTAGTTAGAGCATATACTGTAAACTCAAGGGCTTTAGGAGCTGTAGAGGTTCAGTTCGATAGAATTATTACAGAAATTGCAACTTGTGAGCGTTTAATTCCTTTATACCAGAGAGATTTTGAAGCAAACAAATCAAATGCAACATGGTTAAAAAGATCAGTTTCTAGAATGTTTAACAAAGGATGTCAAACAGATCCGTTATTTGAAAAATTAGTAAGGGCTTATGCAGAAGCTTCACCATCACCAGAAGCATACGCATTTTTAGCAAATGTTTTAGAAGATAATGGAGATAGTGCAGGAGCAAATTCAATGAGACAAAAATCATTCGATTTAGAAACAGATCCGTTAAAAAAGGCATCTTATAAGTTAAAGTTTGCGCAAGCAGCAAAAGACAGAGGTCAATTAAGTAAGGCAAGAAGTTTAGCAAGAGAAGCCATTAATTTTAACCCTAACTCAGGAAGAGCTTATTTGTTTATTGCAAGGTTATACCAATCGAGTGTAAATTCTTGTGGTTCTGATGAGTTTGAGAAAAGAATGGTATATGTAGCAGCTTTAAGAATGGCGCAAAGAGCATCAAATGTAGATCCGAGTATTTCTGCAACTGCTAGAAAATATATTAAAAGTTATGCGGCAAATGTACCAAGTCAGAAAGTAATTTTTACGGCTGGTAAAGCGCCAGGAAGCTCCTATAAAATAGATTGTTGGATTGGTGAGACAGTTACCATACCTACAAAGTAAGTTTGTGAAATTTCCTTTAAAAATAATAACAAAAAGCATTGCTGTAATTGTAATTACGGTAATGCTTTTTTCTTGTGTTAATAATTCTGAAGAAGTGCGTAACTTTTTAGAAGAAAAGAATTTACCAATTGGAACTGCAAAAAATGCGTACCATATATACAAAGATTCGGGCAGAATTACTTCTAAGTTAATAACACCTCTTTTGCTAGATTTTAGCAATCGTAAAAAACACCCTTACAACGAGTTTCCAAAAGGAGTTACGATTATTAATTTTAGTAATAAAAGTAAAGATTCTGTAACGGTAACAGGAGATTATGCCCTGTCTTACACTAAAACAGAAGTTTCAGAAATTAGAGGAAATGTAATAGTTGTAAACCATACAGATGCCTCTCGTTTAGAAACCTCTCAATTATTTTGGGATCAAAAAACAGGATATTTTGTTTCAGAAAAAAGTTTTACATTGTATAAAGAAAAAGATACCGTTATAGGAGTTGGTTTTGAGTGCAAAGAAGATTTAAGCAAGCACTTAGCCAAAAAGACAATCGGTAAAATAGAATCTAAAGAATAAGTAATAATGATAAATAAAGTTTGGCAGTTTTTTCAGTATGGATATTTATTAGTCGCTATAATTTGCCTTATAGAAGGAGCCTTAATGTTTAATACCAATAAAAATACAGCTATTATACTATTGTTTTTTGCAGTGGTTATGATAGTTGTTTTTCTAATTAAAAGAAAGTTTAGAAAAAAAGTGATTGAGAGAAACAATCAAAATAAGAAA encodes:
- a CDS encoding tetratricopeptide repeat protein; the protein is MKKITFLLAATLFLTTVTSNAQEVTKRDCEIKYNLFSGDFKSKKYEDAYTNWIFLLDNCKDLSVNIYKYGATLAEDIRKEPALAKRVYEQRLEMFPSENPAKVHSDYATYLHENKLASDDEVFAILEKSYSIDPTKMSVKNLYIYFQNVTDKNKDTNPQKVFDTYDDVIESVGKKLEGYAERLNELTKDSTKVLSKREKSLVRAYTVNSRALGAVEVQFDRIITEIATCERLIPLYQRDFEANKSNATWLKRSVSRMFNKGCQTDPLFEKLVRAYAEASPSPEAYAFLANVLEDNGDSAGANSMRQKSFDLETDPLKKASYKLKFAQAAKDRGQLSKARSLAREAINFNPNSGRAYLFIARLYQSSVNSCGSDEFEKRMVYVAALRMAQRASNVDPSISATARKYIKSYAANVPSQKVIFTAGKAPGSSYKIDCWIGETVTIPTK
- the lptC gene encoding LPS export ABC transporter periplasmic protein LptC; this encodes MKFPLKIITKSIAVIVITVMLFSCVNNSEEVRNFLEEKNLPIGTAKNAYHIYKDSGRITSKLITPLLLDFSNRKKHPYNEFPKGVTIINFSNKSKDSVTVTGDYALSYTKTEVSEIRGNVIVVNHTDASRLETSQLFWDQKTGYFVSEKSFTLYKEKDTVIGVGFECKEDLSKHLAKKTIGKIESKE